In the Sediminibacter sp. Hel_I_10 genome, one interval contains:
- the recA gene encoding recombinase RecA → MSSEKDAKLKALKLTLDKLDKAYGKGTVMKMSDQAVVDVDAISSGSLGLDIALGVGGYPRGRVIEIYGPESSGKTTLTLHAIAEAQKAGGIAAFIDAEHAFDRTYAGKLGVDIDNLIISQPDNGEQALEITDNLIRSGAIDIVVIDSVAALTPKSEIEGEMGDSKMGLHARLMSQALRKLTGSISKTNCTVIFINQLREKIGVMFGNPETTTGGNALKFYASVRLDIRRSTQIKETDGNVAGNKTRVKVVKNKVAPPFKMCEFDIMYGEGISKVGEILDVAVEQEIIKKSGSWFSYGDTKLGQGRDAVKALIKDNPELMDELEEKVRAIIKSKD, encoded by the coding sequence ATGAGTAGTGAAAAAGACGCTAAATTAAAAGCACTAAAATTAACCTTAGATAAATTAGACAAAGCCTACGGCAAGGGAACAGTAATGAAAATGAGCGATCAAGCTGTGGTTGACGTTGATGCCATTTCCTCAGGATCTCTTGGTCTAGACATCGCCTTGGGCGTTGGTGGTTACCCAAGAGGACGGGTCATTGAAATTTACGGTCCAGAATCCTCGGGGAAAACCACATTAACCTTACATGCTATTGCAGAGGCTCAAAAGGCTGGAGGAATTGCTGCGTTTATTGATGCAGAGCATGCCTTTGACCGAACTTATGCTGGAAAGTTAGGTGTAGATATTGATAATTTAATTATTTCCCAGCCAGATAATGGGGAGCAAGCACTCGAGATTACGGATAATTTAATTCGTTCTGGTGCTATTGATATTGTGGTTATAGATTCCGTTGCCGCGTTAACACCAAAAAGTGAGATCGAAGGTGAAATGGGAGATTCTAAAATGGGGCTTCATGCAAGATTAATGTCTCAAGCTTTAAGAAAACTAACGGGTTCTATTAGTAAGACCAATTGTACAGTGATTTTTATCAACCAGTTGCGTGAAAAAATTGGGGTAATGTTTGGTAATCCTGAAACGACCACTGGTGGTAATGCCTTGAAATTTTATGCTTCAGTAAGATTAGACATTAGACGTTCTACCCAAATTAAAGAAACGGATGGTAATGTAGCAGGAAACAAAACACGTGTTAAAGTGGTGAAAAATAAAGTAGCACCGCCTTTTAAAATGTGTGAGTTTGACATTATGTATGGTGAAGGTATTTCTAAAGTTGGAGAAATTCTCGATGTCGCTGTAGAACAAGAAATCATTAAAAAGAGCGGGTCTTGGTTTAGTTACGGAGACACGAAATTAGGACAGGGAAGAGATGCCGTTAAGGCCCTGATAAAAGATAATCCTGAACTAATGGATGAACTTGAAGAAAAAGTAAGAGCGATCA
- a CDS encoding CoA transferase subunit B — MLDKNGIAKRIAQEVQDGYYVNLGIGIPTLVANYVRDDIEVEFQSENGVLGMGPFPFDGEEDADVINAGKQTITTLPGASFFDSAMSFSMIRGQHVDLTILGAMEVAENGDIANWKIPGKMVKGMGGAMDLVASAENIIVAMMHTNRAGQSKLLKQCSLPLTGVGCVKKVVTNLAVMEITKQGFKLLERAPGVSVEEIKEATSGHLIIEGDIKEMQV; from the coding sequence ATGTTAGATAAAAACGGAATCGCAAAACGTATCGCACAAGAAGTTCAAGATGGTTATTATGTTAACCTTGGTATCGGAATTCCAACTTTAGTGGCCAATTATGTTCGTGATGATATAGAAGTAGAGTTTCAAAGTGAAAATGGAGTCTTGGGCATGGGTCCCTTTCCTTTTGATGGCGAAGAAGATGCCGATGTGATCAATGCAGGAAAACAAACCATCACCACTTTGCCTGGAGCAAGCTTTTTTGATTCAGCAATGAGTTTTTCCATGATTAGAGGACAGCATGTGGATTTAACCATTTTAGGAGCGATGGAAGTAGCTGAAAATGGCGATATCGCCAACTGGAAAATTCCTGGAAAAATGGTAAAAGGTATGGGAGGCGCTATGGATTTAGTTGCCAGTGCCGAAAACATTATCGTGGCTATGATGCACACCAATAGAGCTGGGCAATCAAAACTACTTAAACAATGTTCATTGCCGCTCACTGGAGTAGGCTGCGTTAAAAAAGTGGTTACTAACTTAGCCGTTATGGAGATTACAAAGCAAGGGTTTAAGCTCTTAGAGCGTGCCCCGGGAGTTTCTGTAGAAGAGATCAAAGAAGCTACCTCAGGTCATTTAATTATAGAAGGCGACATAAAGGAAATGCAAGTGTAA
- a CDS encoding CoA transferase subunit A yields the protein MINKTVANVSEALEGVTDNMTLMLGGFGLSGIPENAISKLVELNVKGLTCISNNAGVDDFGLGLLLRKKQIKKMVSSYVGENDEFERQMLSGELDVELIPQGTLAERCRAAQAGFPAFYTPAGFGTEVAEGKESRAFDGKMYILEHAFKADFAFIKAWKGDAAGNLIFKGTARNFNPNMCGAAKITVVEVEELLPVGSLDPNQIHIPGIFVQRIFEGKAYEKRIEQRTVRQKA from the coding sequence ATGATCAATAAAACAGTAGCTAACGTTTCCGAAGCCTTAGAGGGCGTTACCGATAATATGACGCTGATGTTGGGCGGATTTGGATTATCTGGAATCCCTGAGAATGCCATTTCTAAATTGGTAGAACTTAATGTGAAAGGCCTAACTTGTATTTCAAACAACGCCGGCGTAGACGATTTTGGTTTAGGGCTCTTACTTCGTAAAAAGCAGATTAAAAAAATGGTCTCGTCTTATGTTGGCGAAAATGATGAGTTTGAACGGCAAATGTTGTCTGGAGAATTGGATGTAGAACTTATTCCGCAGGGCACATTAGCAGAACGTTGTAGAGCAGCTCAGGCTGGTTTCCCAGCATTTTATACACCTGCTGGATTTGGAACAGAGGTTGCCGAAGGCAAGGAAAGTAGAGCGTTTGATGGTAAGATGTACATTTTAGAACACGCCTTTAAAGCAGATTTTGCCTTTATAAAAGCTTGGAAAGGGGATGCCGCAGGAAATCTTATTTTTAAGGGAACGGCACGAAATTTTAACCCAAATATGTGTGGTGCTGCAAAAATCACGGTAGTTGAGGTTGAAGAGTTATTACCCGTAGGAAGTTTAGACCCTAATCAAATTCATATTCCAGGAATTTTTGTTCAGCGTATTTTCGAAGGTAAAGCTTATGAAAAACGTATCGAACAAAGAACGGTTAGGCAAAAAGCTTAA
- a CDS encoding penicillin-binding protein 1A, with protein sequence MAKKTVTKKTTKKGKSSDFSKYIRRFWMLFVAGIFAFFFMFLLASWGLLGEMPDHTILENPKTFLATEVISSDGKTLGKFYLDDNRTPVDYEELPKELIDALVATEDIRYYDHSGIDFRGTLRAVVRLGGGGGASTISQQLAKQLFTKQVSSNKFQRVFQKVREWVIAIRLERQYTKEEIIAMYFNIYDFGNNADGIRSAARIYFGKEPMELDLKESAMLVGMFKNSSLYNPRSHRNPEGTKNRRNVVLAQMEKYEYISEAKKDSLQKTELDLKYSPESHREGTATYFRAYLDGFMKKWINENPKPTGERYNLYNDGLKIYTTIDSRMQTYAEAAVERHMPRLQAEFDNQNTPDRNKTAPFLELSTSEIDDLLNRGMERSERWRVMKLEGKSNKEIRDSFQKPTQMTVFAWIDGKASEIDTVMKPIDSMRYYKSFLQPGMMSMDPKTGHVKAWVGGMNYRHFQYDHVKQGKRQVGSTFKPFVYATAIDQLHLSPCDTLPKQQITIEAGKFGNPLPWTAKNSDGDYEGFVTLKKALAYSVNTVTARLMDKVGPQPVVDMAKNLGIESNIPAVPAIALGTPDISVYEMVAAYGTFANKGVYNKPVMVTRIEDKNGTVLYQFVPESRDVLSEEVAYTTVKLLEGVVESGSGARLTRTWGADQGVYKEIITGYPYELKYPIAGKTGTTQNQSDGWFMGMVPDLVTGVWVGAEDRAAHFRSITYGQGASMALPIWGLYMKSVYGDETLDISKEDFEKPEDLSIIVDCNKMESSEGDASDTSDELDGVLDF encoded by the coding sequence ATGGCAAAAAAAACAGTTACTAAAAAAACGACAAAAAAAGGAAAGTCTTCAGATTTTTCAAAATACATCAGAAGATTTTGGATGCTTTTTGTTGCGGGAATTTTTGCCTTCTTTTTCATGTTCTTATTGGCGTCTTGGGGCCTTTTGGGCGAAATGCCAGATCACACCATTCTTGAAAACCCAAAGACGTTTTTAGCAACAGAAGTGATTTCTTCTGACGGAAAAACGCTAGGGAAATTTTACTTGGATGATAATAGAACTCCAGTGGATTATGAGGAGCTCCCCAAGGAGTTAATTGATGCATTGGTTGCTACAGAAGATATTAGATATTACGATCACTCAGGAATTGATTTTAGAGGAACTCTAAGAGCCGTTGTGAGATTAGGCGGCGGCGGCGGTGCGAGTACCATTTCTCAGCAATTGGCAAAACAATTGTTTACCAAGCAGGTCTCTTCCAATAAGTTTCAAAGGGTATTTCAAAAAGTTAGAGAATGGGTCATTGCCATTCGTTTAGAGCGACAATATACCAAGGAAGAAATCATCGCCATGTATTTCAATATCTATGATTTTGGAAACAATGCCGATGGGATTAGAAGTGCTGCGCGTATCTATTTTGGAAAAGAGCCTATGGAGCTCGATCTCAAAGAATCTGCGATGCTGGTCGGGATGTTCAAGAATTCATCACTCTATAACCCAAGATCACATAGAAATCCAGAAGGCACTAAAAACCGAAGAAATGTGGTTTTAGCACAAATGGAAAAGTACGAGTACATTTCCGAAGCAAAAAAAGATTCACTTCAGAAAACCGAATTAGACCTTAAGTATTCTCCAGAATCTCACAGAGAAGGGACTGCAACCTATTTTAGAGCTTATTTAGATGGCTTTATGAAAAAGTGGATCAATGAGAATCCAAAACCGACTGGTGAAAGGTATAACTTATATAATGACGGACTCAAAATCTACACCACCATAGATTCTAGAATGCAGACGTATGCAGAAGCAGCCGTAGAACGTCATATGCCAAGATTACAAGCTGAGTTTGACAATCAAAATACACCAGACCGTAACAAAACGGCACCTTTTTTAGAGTTGAGTACTTCAGAAATTGATGACCTTTTAAATCGTGGAATGGAGCGTTCTGAGCGTTGGAGGGTGATGAAATTGGAAGGTAAAAGCAATAAAGAGATTAGAGATTCTTTCCAAAAACCAACGCAAATGACTGTATTTGCATGGATTGATGGTAAAGCGAGTGAGATTGATACCGTTATGAAACCAATTGACTCCATGCGTTACTACAAATCCTTTTTGCAACCGGGCATGATGTCTATGGATCCAAAAACAGGACATGTTAAAGCTTGGGTTGGTGGCATGAATTATAGACATTTTCAATATGACCACGTCAAACAAGGGAAACGTCAAGTAGGTTCTACATTTAAGCCGTTTGTGTATGCTACGGCAATAGACCAGTTACACTTATCCCCCTGCGATACCTTACCTAAGCAGCAAATCACCATTGAAGCCGGTAAGTTTGGAAATCCACTGCCATGGACGGCGAAAAACTCCGACGGCGATTACGAAGGCTTTGTGACGCTTAAAAAGGCACTGGCATATTCTGTTAATACCGTTACTGCCCGTTTAATGGATAAAGTTGGTCCGCAGCCGGTGGTAGATATGGCCAAGAATTTAGGGATTGAATCTAATATTCCGGCGGTACCTGCAATTGCTTTGGGAACACCAGACATTAGTGTATATGAAATGGTTGCAGCTTATGGCACCTTTGCAAACAAAGGCGTCTATAATAAACCAGTGATGGTGACGCGTATTGAAGATAAAAATGGGACCGTATTATATCAGTTTGTTCCAGAAAGCAGAGATGTGTTAAGTGAAGAAGTGGCTTATACCACCGTGAAACTATTGGAAGGTGTTGTAGAAAGCGGTTCTGGTGCTAGACTCACTAGAACTTGGGGAGCAGATCAAGGCGTTTATAAAGAGATCATTACCGGATACCCTTACGAACTTAAATACCCAATTGCAGGAAAAACAGGAACCACCCAAAATCAAAGTGATGGCTGGTTTATGGGTATGGTACCCGATTTAGTAACTGGCGTTTGGGTAGGAGCCGAAGATCGTGCCGCACATTTTAGAAGTATTACTTATGGCCAAGGTGCCTCTATGGCATTACCAATTTGGGGCTTATATATGAAGTCTGTATATGGCGATGAAACATTAGACATTTCCAAAGAAGATTTCGAAAAGCCAGAAGACTTATCCATTATTGTAGACTGTAATAAGATGGAAAGTAGTGAAGGCGACGCCTCTGATACTTCAGATGAATTGGATGGCGTATTGGACTTTTAA
- a CDS encoding gliding motility lipoprotein GldH, with protein sequence MRKSSSLFLVSFLMALVSCDDNRVFDEYKSVSGAWDKEDVMRFKVTAPDTTNTYNLFVNLRNNDNYKYSNLYLIVELDYPNGKTVKDTLSYKMANPDGTFLGTGFTDVKENKLWYKGYDRPFTFEESGEYVVNIEQAMRKNGSIKGIEQLEGITDVGFRIEYNLTD encoded by the coding sequence ATGCGAAAAAGTAGTTCACTTTTTTTAGTCTCTTTTTTAATGGCCTTAGTGTCTTGTGATGATAATCGGGTGTTTGATGAATATAAATCGGTTTCAGGAGCTTGGGATAAAGAAGATGTGATGCGCTTTAAAGTAACAGCACCAGATACAACTAACACCTATAACCTTTTTGTAAATCTTAGAAACAACGACAACTACAAATACAGTAATCTCTATCTTATTGTAGAACTGGATTACCCAAATGGAAAAACCGTAAAAGATACGCTTAGTTACAAAATGGCCAATCCAGACGGCACTTTTCTGGGTACAGGATTTACAGACGTTAAAGAAAACAAACTTTGGTACAAAGGCTATGATAGGCCTTTTACATTTGAAGAATCTGGAGAGTATGTTGTAAACATAGAGCAGGCTATGAGAAAAAACGGGTCTATTAAAGGTATTGAGCAATTAGAGGGTATTACAGACGTTGGGTTTCGCATAGAGTACAACTTAACCGATTAA
- a CDS encoding regulatory iron-sulfur-containing complex subunit RicT produces MSCNSCSTGKDGQPKGCKNNGTCGTDSCNKLTVFDWLANMSLPQGEEPFIGVEVRFKNGRKQYYKNEEALTLSIGDIVATQAKSGHDIGMVTLTGELVRIQMKRKKVNLDDAENVLKIYRKASQRDIDIWSEARDKEEPMKVKARQFAIDLKLKMKISDIEYQGDASKATFYYTAEERVDFRELIKLFAREFRTRIEMKQVGFRQEAARLGGIGSCGRELCCSTWLTDFRSVSTSAARYQQLSLNPLKLAGQCGKLKCCLNYELDAYLDALKAFPKTDTKLFTEKGKAVCQKTDIFKGHLWYAYEGEWMNWHVLTTDQANEIIEKNKKREPVASLEEYAAELIEDTKTTFENVVGQDSLTRFDGPKHKKKRKNTRNKKKRSNKPQSNAKK; encoded by the coding sequence ATGAGTTGTAACAGTTGCTCAACTGGTAAGGACGGCCAACCTAAAGGATGTAAAAACAATGGTACCTGCGGTACAGATAGCTGTAATAAGCTAACGGTTTTTGATTGGTTGGCAAACATGTCTCTACCACAAGGAGAAGAGCCTTTTATAGGCGTGGAGGTTCGTTTCAAAAACGGCAGAAAGCAATATTATAAAAATGAGGAAGCTCTCACGCTAAGTATTGGAGACATTGTGGCTACCCAAGCAAAATCTGGACATGATATTGGTATGGTAACACTTACTGGAGAACTGGTAAGAATACAGATGAAGCGTAAGAAAGTGAATTTGGACGACGCTGAAAATGTCTTGAAAATTTACCGTAAAGCATCCCAACGAGATATTGATATTTGGTCTGAGGCGAGAGATAAAGAAGAGCCTATGAAGGTTAAGGCTAGGCAGTTTGCCATAGATCTTAAACTTAAAATGAAAATTTCTGATATTGAATATCAGGGAGATGCAAGTAAGGCTACATTTTATTATACTGCTGAAGAGCGTGTAGATTTTAGAGAGCTGATTAAATTATTTGCTAGAGAATTTAGAACTAGAATTGAAATGAAACAAGTTGGTTTTCGTCAAGAAGCCGCAAGACTTGGAGGCATTGGTTCTTGTGGAAGGGAATTATGTTGTTCTACTTGGCTAACAGATTTTAGATCGGTAAGTACTTCTGCAGCGCGATATCAGCAATTATCTTTAAACCCATTGAAGTTAGCAGGACAATGCGGTAAGCTAAAATGCTGTCTTAATTATGAGTTAGATGCTTATTTAGATGCGCTTAAAGCATTTCCAAAAACAGACACAAAATTGTTTACCGAAAAAGGAAAGGCTGTTTGTCAAAAAACAGATATTTTCAAAGGTCATCTCTGGTACGCTTATGAAGGGGAATGGATGAACTGGCATGTGTTAACTACAGATCAAGCGAACGAAATCATTGAGAAGAACAAAAAAAGAGAACCTGTTGCCAGCCTTGAGGAATACGCTGCAGAGCTCATTGAGGATACTAAAACCACCTTTGAGAACGTTGTAGGGCAAGATAGTTTAACACGTTTTGATGGTCCAAAACACAAAAAGAAACGTAAAAACACTAGAAACAAGAAGAAACGTTCTAACAAACCTCAAAGTAATGCGAAAAAGTAG
- a CDS encoding rhodanese-related sulfurtransferase codes for MQLYNNLSAKERAELIEQAGKERLTISFYTYAKIGNTEIFRNHLFLAWDAIDVLGRIYVAKEGINAQLSVPADNFDGFKAHLDTISFLEGVRLNIGLEHDNFSFLKLKVKIRSKIVADGLNDDAFDVTNKGVHVNAEKFNALIEDPNTVLVDMRNHYESEIGHFKNAVTPDVDTFRESLPIIEEELKDHKEDKNLVMYCTGGIRCEKASAYYKHKGFKNVFQLEGGIINYVRQVEKDQLENKFIGKNFVFDERRSERISEDVIAKCHQCGKPADTHVNCANSACHLLFIQCEDCRAEMESCCSTACMEINNMTAEEQKELRKGQGNSNDIFKKGRAEHLPYKKDLRNIFDVLKTKS; via the coding sequence ATGCAACTGTACAATAACTTAAGCGCTAAAGAAAGAGCAGAACTCATCGAACAAGCAGGCAAAGAACGCCTTACGATCTCTTTCTATACCTATGCCAAAATTGGTAATACTGAAATTTTTAGAAACCATTTATTCTTAGCTTGGGACGCTATAGACGTGCTTGGCAGAATTTATGTGGCCAAAGAAGGCATTAATGCCCAACTGTCTGTTCCTGCAGATAACTTCGATGGTTTTAAAGCCCACTTAGATACCATTTCTTTTTTAGAAGGCGTGCGGCTCAATATTGGTTTAGAGCATGATAATTTTTCGTTCTTAAAGTTGAAAGTTAAAATTAGAAGCAAGATTGTTGCAGATGGCCTTAATGATGATGCTTTTGATGTGACCAATAAAGGCGTTCACGTTAATGCTGAAAAGTTTAACGCCCTTATTGAAGATCCCAATACGGTTTTGGTAGATATGCGCAACCATTATGAAAGCGAAATAGGACATTTTAAGAACGCAGTGACTCCAGATGTTGATACCTTTAGAGAATCACTACCTATTATTGAAGAAGAGCTTAAAGATCATAAGGAAGACAAGAATTTGGTGATGTATTGTACAGGCGGAATTCGTTGTGAAAAGGCCAGTGCTTATTACAAACATAAAGGGTTTAAAAATGTGTTCCAGCTAGAAGGCGGGATTATCAACTATGTGCGTCAAGTAGAAAAAGACCAGCTTGAGAACAAGTTTATCGGTAAGAATTTTGTTTTTGATGAGCGTCGTTCTGAACGAATTTCCGAAGATGTTATTGCAAAATGCCATCAATGTGGCAAACCTGCAGATACACATGTCAACTGTGCGAACTCAGCTTGTCACCTACTGTTTATACAGTGTGAAGACTGTAGGGCAGAAATGGAAAGTTGCTGTTCTACGGCTTGTATGGAAATCAATAACATGACTGCAGAAGAGCAAAAGGAATTGCGCAAAGGCCAAGGCAATAGCAATGATATTTTCAAAAAAGGACGTGCAGAGCATTTGCCTTATAAAAAGGATCTCCGAAATATTTTTGATGTGCTCAAAACCAAAAGTTAA
- a CDS encoding DUF4837 family protein, protein MKNAAFLVLAFISLFLSCQDKDAKRIIPKSVGNINDLVVVADNLLWENKVGDSIRKILASPVEGLANEEPQFAMSQMPPEVFTGFTKKNRTVLKIEKGKAANTQIAQDQFARPQTLVVVSGMTNAEIIDQIQKNAEKIKDAFNKEEIKERQRRTKKSLFNDKELNENLGLSIEIPTAYRMAKADGKFFWIRRDIKRGNVDMMIYEVPLSAIRKGDSTVMDVVRLRDSVGKIHIEGPVEGSYMATEDAFTPFISETILDNKPTFETRGLWDVKNAFMSGPFINYAIEDKVNDRYIIVEGYVFAPSVAKREYVFELESIINSLSIK, encoded by the coding sequence ATGAAAAATGCAGCTTTTCTTGTTTTAGCCTTCATCAGTTTATTTCTATCCTGCCAGGATAAAGATGCCAAACGAATTATTCCTAAATCCGTTGGAAACATTAATGATTTAGTCGTTGTTGCAGACAATTTGCTTTGGGAAAATAAGGTAGGTGATAGTATTAGAAAAATATTGGCCTCACCAGTAGAGGGCTTAGCAAATGAAGAGCCGCAATTTGCCATGAGTCAAATGCCACCAGAAGTATTTACAGGTTTCACTAAAAAAAACAGAACTGTTCTTAAAATTGAAAAAGGGAAGGCAGCCAACACACAGATTGCTCAAGATCAATTCGCAAGACCCCAAACCTTAGTGGTTGTTTCAGGAATGACCAATGCAGAAATCATTGATCAAATTCAGAAAAATGCCGAAAAAATAAAAGATGCTTTCAACAAAGAGGAAATAAAGGAGCGTCAACGTCGTACAAAAAAATCATTATTTAATGATAAAGAATTAAATGAGAATCTTGGTTTATCTATAGAGATTCCAACAGCCTATCGTATGGCCAAGGCCGATGGAAAATTCTTCTGGATTAGGCGTGATATTAAAAGAGGAAACGTTGATATGATGATTTACGAAGTCCCACTTTCGGCCATTAGAAAAGGTGATAGCACTGTTATGGATGTTGTAAGATTACGTGACTCTGTTGGTAAAATTCATATCGAAGGTCCTGTTGAGGGTTCTTATATGGCTACGGAAGATGCTTTTACACCATTTATTTCTGAAACAATTTTAGACAATAAACCCACCTTTGAAACTAGAGGCCTTTGGGATGTTAAAAATGCATTTATGTCTGGTCCATTTATCAACTATGCTATTGAAGATAAGGTCAACGATCGGTATATCATCGTTGAAGGTTACGTGTTTGCTCCATCGGTGGCAAAACGAGAGTATGTTTTTGAGTTAGAATCCATTATCAATTCATTAAGTATAAAGTAA
- a CDS encoding lytic transglycosylase domain-containing protein: MNHKLILITFGTLLYGLTSIAQDSIPKQKEIKLITEAEFIKGETYVIDTIIEGKSYFKKDLGIKAELDSTALKALEDHKLASEIDQKWLEELYSNTLFDSIYESVTELQYDEVDYPELSTDTLKARLAELNSKTPFNISYNPSLESVIKSYLKNRRESLSRLMSLSDYYFPLFEESLDIHDIPLEVKYLAIVESALKPRAKSRVGATGLWQFMFGTGKEYGLNVSSYVDERSDPIKSTEAASKYLARLYGIFGDWDLALAAYNSGPGNVSKAIRRSGGYENYWNIRPYLPRETAGYLPAFLATMYIFEYADEHGFKKERPNYHYVETDTIHVKKMITLDQVSELLEVPIEELQFLNPSYKLDIIPFIKGENYTLRLPRHAVGKFVNNEDLIYEFATKEFDEREKPLPQFFDSNSKVTYRVRSGDFLGKVARKYGVRVSQIKQWNGLRSNNLRIGQRLTVYPRKPVTSNPPVGTVTPKKAVNAEGKSTYKVQSGDSLWSISQKFPGVSVQNIKDWNGISGNSLKIGTTLIVSK; encoded by the coding sequence ATGAACCACAAACTGATACTTATAACTTTTGGAACCTTATTATATGGTTTGACTAGTATTGCCCAGGATTCTATTCCAAAGCAAAAGGAAATTAAACTAATCACTGAGGCCGAATTTATAAAAGGAGAAACCTATGTTATAGATACCATTATTGAAGGGAAATCTTACTTTAAAAAGGATTTAGGGATTAAGGCAGAACTAGATTCTACGGCCCTAAAAGCTTTAGAAGATCATAAATTGGCATCTGAAATTGATCAAAAATGGCTTGAAGAGTTATATAGCAACACACTTTTTGATAGTATTTATGAGTCTGTAACAGAACTACAGTATGATGAAGTGGATTATCCAGAACTTTCCACAGATACGTTAAAGGCAAGACTTGCTGAGCTCAATTCTAAGACGCCATTTAATATTTCATATAACCCGTCTTTAGAAAGCGTTATTAAATCTTATTTAAAAAACCGTAGAGAGTCACTCTCTAGGTTGATGAGTCTTAGTGACTATTACTTTCCACTGTTTGAAGAGTCTTTAGACATTCATGACATTCCATTAGAGGTTAAGTATTTGGCTATTGTAGAGTCTGCATTAAAACCAAGAGCCAAATCGAGAGTAGGCGCCACAGGATTATGGCAATTTATGTTTGGTACAGGTAAAGAATATGGCCTTAATGTAAGCAGTTATGTTGATGAGCGTAGTGACCCTATCAAGTCTACAGAAGCAGCAAGTAAATATTTGGCTAGGCTTTATGGTATTTTCGGGGATTGGGATTTGGCCTTAGCGGCATACAATTCAGGACCAGGAAACGTAAGTAAAGCCATTAGACGCTCTGGAGGTTATGAAAATTATTGGAACATCAGACCTTATCTTCCACGTGAAACCGCTGGGTATTTGCCGGCATTCTTGGCAACCATGTACATTTTTGAGTATGCTGATGAGCATGGCTTTAAAAAAGAACGTCCTAATTACCATTACGTAGAAACAGATACCATACACGTGAAGAAAATGATCACTTTAGATCAGGTTTCAGAATTGTTGGAAGTGCCAATTGAAGAACTTCAATTTTTAAATCCGTCGTATAAATTAGATATCATTCCATTTATCAAAGGAGAAAACTATACCTTAAGATTACCGAGACATGCTGTTGGTAAGTTTGTAAACAATGAAGATTTGATTTACGAGTTTGCCACTAAGGAATTTGATGAGCGAGAAAAACCATTACCACAATTTTTTGATAGCAATAGTAAAGTGACGTATCGGGTACGATCTGGTGACTTTTTAGGAAAAGTTGCAAGAAAATACGGCGTTCGTGTAAGCCAGATCAAACAATGGAACGGCTTGCGAAGTAACAATTTGAGAATAGGTCAGCGGTTGACGGTTTATCCTAGAAAGCCAGTAACAAGCAACCCTCCCGTAGGGACCGTAACACCTAAGAAAGCAGTCAATGCCGAGGGCAAATCAACTTACAAAGTACAATCTGGAGATTCGTTATGGAGTATATCTCAAAAATTTCCTGGAGTTTCTGTTCAAAATATTAAAGATTGGAACGGTATTAGTGGTAATAGCTTGAAAATAGGAACCACACTTATTGTTTCTAAATAA